The sequence below is a genomic window from Luteimonas sp. MC1825.
GAGCAGGAAGCCGAAGTCGCCAACGCGGTTGACCACGAACGCCTTCATGTTGGCGAAGATCGCCGACGGACGCTTGAACCAGAAGCCGATCAGCAGGTACGACACCAGTCCCACCGCTTCCCAGCCGAAGAACAGCTGGAAGAAGTTGTTCGACATCACCAGGGTCAGCATCGAGAACGTGAACAGGCTGATGTAGCTGAAGAAGCGCTGGTAGCCGGGGTCCTCGGCCATGTAGCCGATCGTGTACACGTGCACCAGCAGCGACACGAAGGTCACCACGACCATCATCATCGCGGTCAGCTTGTCGACCATGAAGCCGACGTGGGCCTCGTAACCCGCGACCTGGAACCAGGTGTAGATGTTCTCGTTGAACGGCGAGGCACCCTGCCCTGCCAGTTGCCAGAGCACATGGCCCGACAGCGCGCAGCTCACCGCGACGCCGAGGATGGTGATGGTGTGCGAGCCGGCGCGCCCGACCTGGCGGCCGAACAGGCCGGCGAGTATCGCGCCCAGGAGCGGCGCCAGCACGATCGCCAGCAGCACCGTCTTCGAGATGAGGATTTCCGTGACAGGCATCGGTCAGCCCTTCAACGTGTCGAGTTCGGCGACGTTGATGGTGCGCCGGTTGCGGAACAGGGTGACCAGGATGGCCAGGCCGATGGCGGCCTCGGCCGCGGCCACCGTGAGGATGAAGAACACGAACACCTGGCCGGCCGCGTCGTTCATCTCGCGCGAGAACGCCACGAAGTTGATGTTCACCGCGAGCAGCATCAGCTCCAGCGACATCAGCAGCACGATGACATTCTTGCGGTTGAGGTAGATGCCGGCAACGCTGATGCAGAACAGCACGGCGCCGAGCGCCAGGTAGTGGCCGAGGGCCAGGCCCTGTCCCAGGAACTCCATTACTTCTCCTCCCCACCGGCGTCGGGCGCCGGGGTGTCGTCGGCCACGTGCACCGAAGACGGCATCTTGACCATGCGCAGGCGATCGCCTGCACGCACGCGCGCCTGCTGCGCGGGATTCTGGTGCTTGGTTCCTTCGCGGCGGCGCAACGTCAGGGTGACCGCCGCGATCACGGCCACGGTCAGGATCACCGCGGCGACCTCGAACGGCAGCAGGAAGTCGGTGAACAGGCGGCGCGCGATCCACACCGTGTTGGACACCTGCTCGCCGTCCACCGCGGCCTCCGCTGCGAACGGGGTGGCGACGAACGCCTTGACGCCGATGAGCGTCAGGATCTCGACCAGCATCACCACTGCGACCAGCAGGCCCACCGGCAGGTGGCGCACGTAGCCCTTGTGCATCTGCTCTTCGTCGATGTCGAGCATCATCACCACGAACAGGAACAGCACCATCACCGCGCCCACGTACACCAGCACCAGCGCGACGCCCAGGAACTCGGCGCCGGCGATGATCCAGGTGCAGGCCACGGTGAAGAAGGTCAGCACCAGGAACAGTGCGGCGTGCACCGGGTTGCGGACGCTGATCACGGCCACCGCCGAGACCACGGTGACCGCGGCGAATGCCAGGAAAGCGAGAAGGGCGAAGTCCATGGTTTACCTGTATCCGGCGTCGGCGGTGCGGCGCTCGGCGATCTCGGCCTCGAGCCGGTCACCGATGGCCAGCAGCTGCTGCTTGTTGACGATGTTCTCGCCGCGGTTCTCGAAGTGGTACTCGTGGATATGCGTCTCCACGATCGAGTCCACCGGGCACGACTCTTCGCAGAATCCGCAGAAGATGCACTTGAACAGGTCGATGTCGTAGCGCGTGGTCCGGCGCGTGCCGTCCTCGCGCTGCTCGGAATCGATGGTGATCGCCAGCGCCGGGCACACGGCCTCGCACAGCTTGCATGCGATGCAGCGTTCTTCGCCGTTGGGATAGCGGCGCAGCGCGTGCAGTCCGCGGAAGCGCGGAGACTGCGGGGTCTTTTCCATCGGGTACATGATCGTGTACTTGGGACGGAACAGGTACCGCAGCGTCAGCGACATGCCGGCCAACATCTCCAGCAGCAGCAGG
It includes:
- the nuoK gene encoding NADH-quinone oxidoreductase subunit NuoK; protein product: MEFLGQGLALGHYLALGAVLFCISVAGIYLNRKNVIVLLMSLELMLLAVNINFVAFSREMNDAAGQVFVFFILTVAAAEAAIGLAILVTLFRNRRTINVAELDTLKG
- a CDS encoding NADH-quinone oxidoreductase subunit J codes for the protein MDFALLAFLAFAAVTVVSAVAVISVRNPVHAALFLVLTFFTVACTWIIAGAEFLGVALVLVYVGAVMVLFLFVVMMLDIDEEQMHKGYVRHLPVGLLVAVVMLVEILTLIGVKAFVATPFAAEAAVDGEQVSNTVWIARRLFTDFLLPFEVAAVILTVAVIAAVTLTLRRREGTKHQNPAQQARVRAGDRLRMVKMPSSVHVADDTPAPDAGGEEK
- the nuoI gene encoding NADH-quinone oxidoreductase subunit NuoI — its product is MGKILSWAKSLLLLEMLAGMSLTLRYLFRPKYTIMYPMEKTPQSPRFRGLHALRRYPNGEERCIACKLCEAVCPALAITIDSEQREDGTRRTTRYDIDLFKCIFCGFCEESCPVDSIVETHIHEYHFENRGENIVNKQQLLAIGDRLEAEIAERRTADAGYR